Proteins encoded by one window of Mycolicibacterium sp. ND9-15:
- a CDS encoding alpha/beta fold hydrolase: MVESRFTTSAGAHLHYLDSGGPDRGAPLVFVPGFTDVADDYLEVLPLFGRRTLVVDLRGHGRSSAPESGYDSGTLGRDVAAVIDSVTDGPVHLMTFSRGTPYALAWALDVRERVRSISIGDYVPEEITLPQEVSTFLLDGRWRGTPVHERVNRAAGEAVFRAARRQSFWEPLAQWQPPLLVVRSPNSPLIDDAAWNRYRDLFPAASLHVFADSPHDIFRPDRERYPALVRAHIDTVDGIVTAASPAQ, translated from the coding sequence ATGGTCGAATCACGGTTCACAACCAGCGCCGGTGCGCACCTTCACTACCTCGACTCGGGCGGACCCGACCGCGGAGCGCCCCTGGTCTTCGTACCGGGCTTCACCGATGTCGCCGACGACTACCTCGAGGTGCTGCCGCTGTTCGGCCGGCGGACGCTGGTTGTCGACCTGCGCGGCCATGGGCGCAGCAGCGCGCCCGAAAGCGGTTACGATTCAGGAACACTCGGACGCGACGTCGCCGCGGTGATCGACTCGGTCACCGACGGGCCGGTACACCTGATGACGTTCTCCCGGGGCACCCCCTATGCACTGGCCTGGGCGCTCGACGTGCGTGAACGGGTCCGGTCGATTTCGATCGGCGACTATGTGCCGGAGGAGATCACGCTGCCGCAGGAGGTCTCGACGTTCTTGTTGGACGGTCGCTGGCGTGGCACGCCGGTGCACGAACGGGTGAACCGTGCCGCCGGCGAGGCGGTCTTTCGTGCGGCGCGCCGGCAGTCCTTCTGGGAGCCGCTGGCGCAGTGGCAGCCCCCGCTGCTGGTGGTGCGCAGTCCGAACAGCCCGTTGATCGACGATGCCGCCTGGAACCGCTACCGAGACCTGTTCCCTGCAGCGTCACTGCACGTGTTCGCCGACTCGCCGCACGATATTTTCCGTCCCGACCGCGAGCGCTACCCCGCACTGGTGCGCGCGCACATCGACACCGTCGACGGAATCGTCACGGCAGCGTCGCCAGCGCAGTGA
- a CDS encoding exodeoxyribonuclease VII small subunit gives MKPVSALGYEEARDELVAVVQQLEQGGLDLDTSLKLWERGEELAKRCEEHLAGARKRIEDALAAKEPGDS, from the coding sequence ATGAAGCCTGTTAGTGCGTTGGGCTACGAAGAGGCGCGGGATGAGCTGGTCGCAGTCGTCCAGCAGCTCGAACAGGGCGGACTCGACCTGGATACATCGCTGAAGCTTTGGGAAAGAGGCGAAGAACTCGCTAAACGATGCGAGGAGCACTTAGCTGGAGCTCGCAAGCGAATCGAGGACGCCCTGGCGGCCAAAGAACCCGGCGACAGTTGA
- the xseA gene encoding exodeoxyribonuclease VII large subunit, protein MTDAEQGQSPDNPYPVRSVSMKIKDWIERLGTVWVEGQVAQLSTRPNSSTAYITLRDPSVDMSLSITCPRELVLNAPVKLTEGTRVVMLGRPNFFVGRGSFSLRVNQIRAVGVGELLARIERLRQLLHAEGLFDPRLKRPIPFLPDTIGLITSRGSHAEHDVISVATDRWPAVRFAVRNTAVQGPNTVPQVVEALRGLDADPDVDVIVIARGGGSVEDLLPFYDETLCREIAKCTTPVVSAIGHEPDNPLCDLVADLRAATPTDAAKRIVPDAAAEQAFITDLCRRGGRALRNWVHREQHILDQLRSRPVLAQPLAAITARADEVDRLRTTARRDIARLVASETDRIGHLSARLSTLGPAATLARGYAVVQTMPDAAVLRSTADAPPGVRLRVRLSDGAVTAVSEGSEGATK, encoded by the coding sequence ATGACCGACGCCGAGCAGGGCCAGTCCCCGGACAACCCGTATCCGGTGCGCTCCGTCTCGATGAAGATCAAGGACTGGATCGAGCGACTCGGCACGGTCTGGGTCGAGGGACAGGTCGCCCAGCTGTCCACCAGGCCGAACTCCAGCACTGCGTACATCACCCTTCGAGACCCGTCCGTCGACATGTCGCTGTCGATCACCTGCCCGCGAGAACTCGTGCTCAACGCGCCCGTGAAACTCACCGAGGGCACCCGGGTGGTCATGCTCGGACGGCCTAACTTCTTCGTCGGTCGCGGGTCATTTTCGTTGCGGGTCAACCAGATTCGCGCGGTAGGTGTCGGCGAGCTGTTGGCGCGTATCGAACGTCTGCGCCAGCTGTTGCACGCCGAGGGGCTGTTCGACCCGCGGCTCAAGCGGCCGATTCCGTTCCTGCCCGACACCATCGGCCTCATCACGAGCCGCGGCAGTCATGCCGAACACGACGTCATCTCGGTGGCCACCGACCGCTGGCCCGCGGTGCGGTTCGCCGTTCGCAACACCGCAGTGCAGGGCCCCAACACCGTGCCCCAGGTCGTCGAGGCACTGCGTGGACTCGACGCCGACCCCGACGTCGACGTGATCGTCATCGCCCGCGGCGGTGGCAGCGTCGAGGACCTGCTGCCCTTCTACGACGAGACCCTGTGCCGCGAGATCGCCAAGTGCACCACCCCGGTGGTCAGCGCGATCGGTCACGAACCCGACAACCCGCTGTGCGATCTGGTCGCCGACCTGCGCGCCGCCACGCCAACCGACGCGGCCAAGCGCATCGTCCCCGACGCGGCCGCCGAGCAGGCGTTCATCACCGACCTCTGCCGACGCGGTGGGCGTGCGCTGCGCAACTGGGTGCATCGCGAGCAGCACATCCTCGACCAGTTGCGCAGCCGGCCCGTGCTGGCGCAGCCGTTGGCGGCGATCACCGCGCGCGCCGACGAGGTCGACCGATTGCGCACCACCGCCCGGCGCGATATAGCGCGGCTCGTGGCCAGCGAAACCGATCGCATCGGGCATCTTTCGGCGCGGTTGAGCACACTGGGTCCGGCGGCGACGCTGGCGCGCGGATACGCGGTCGTGCAGACGATGCCGGACGCTGCGGTGCTGCGTTCGACGGCCGACGCCCCGCCCGGGGTGCGGCTTCGAGTGCGGCTGTCCGACGGGGCGGTCACCGCAGTCAGCGAGGGGTCGGAAGGGGCGACGAAATGA
- a CDS encoding 3-beta-hydroxysteroid dehydrogenase — MGDSTLTTDLGRVLVTGGSGFVGANLVTELLERGYEVRSFDRVPSPLPTHPRLEVFDGDICDPDSAAAAVAGVDTVFHTAAIIDLMGGASVTEEYRRRSFAINVTGTENLVRAARAAGVKRFVYTASNSVVMGGKRISGGDETLPYTERFNDLYTETKVAAEDFVLSQNGVDGLLTCSIRPSGIWGRGDQTMFRKVFESVLAGHVKVLVGGKNVKLDNSYVHNLIHGFILAAQHLVPGGTAPGQAYFINDGEPINMFEFSRPVVEACGQRYPKIRVPGRLVWLAMTIWQWLHFRFGLPKPMVEPLAVERLYLDNYFSIAKAERDLGYRPLFTTEQAMAECLPYYVDLFHQMKNASKEPAVSVAASAPPEG; from the coding sequence ATGGGTGACTCCACGCTGACCACCGACTTGGGCCGGGTCCTCGTGACAGGCGGGTCCGGGTTCGTCGGCGCCAACCTGGTGACCGAACTGCTCGAGCGCGGATACGAGGTGCGGTCCTTCGACCGTGTCCCCTCGCCGCTGCCGACACACCCTCGCCTCGAGGTGTTCGACGGCGACATTTGCGACCCCGACAGTGCGGCGGCCGCGGTCGCGGGCGTCGACACCGTGTTCCACACCGCGGCGATCATCGATTTGATGGGTGGCGCCTCGGTCACCGAGGAGTACCGCAGGCGCAGCTTTGCGATCAACGTCACCGGCACCGAGAACCTCGTGCGTGCGGCCAGGGCCGCCGGCGTGAAGCGGTTCGTCTACACGGCGTCCAACAGCGTGGTGATGGGCGGCAAGCGAATCTCCGGTGGCGACGAAACGCTGCCCTACACCGAGCGATTCAATGACCTGTACACCGAGACAAAGGTCGCCGCGGAGGATTTCGTGCTATCGCAGAACGGAGTCGACGGCCTGCTCACCTGTTCGATCCGGCCGAGCGGCATCTGGGGCCGCGGCGATCAGACCATGTTCCGCAAGGTGTTCGAAAGCGTGCTCGCCGGACACGTCAAGGTGTTGGTCGGCGGCAAGAACGTCAAACTCGACAACTCCTACGTGCACAACCTGATTCACGGCTTCATCCTCGCTGCGCAGCACCTCGTTCCCGGCGGCACCGCCCCCGGCCAGGCGTACTTCATCAACGACGGCGAACCGATCAACATGTTCGAGTTCTCCCGCCCGGTGGTGGAGGCGTGCGGCCAGCGCTACCCGAAGATCCGCGTTCCCGGCCGCCTGGTGTGGTTGGCCATGACGATATGGCAGTGGTTGCACTTCCGCTTTGGGCTACCCAAGCCGATGGTCGAACCCCTTGCGGTGGAACGGCTTTACCTCGACAACTACTTCTCCATCGCCAAGGCCGAACGTGACCTCGGTTACCGGCCGCTGTTCACCACCGAGCAGGCGATGGCCGAATGCCTGCCCTACTACGTCGACTTGTTCCACCAGATGAAGAACGCCTCGAAGGAGCCGGCGGTGAGCGTCGCCGCCTCCGCCCCGCCCGAGGGCTGA
- a CDS encoding lipid droplet-associated protein, with protein sequence MATAPYGVRLLVGAAVTAIEETRKLPQTILMYPMTIVSQLAHLVMKFQQDVADLVNRGDETLESIFPPKDEQPEWATFDEDLDGSGTRTETPTQGERMTEGRFALFSNGEPQSALEDDGADTGLAIGEAPEIVEELDYESLTLAQLRARLNTLRVADLEALLAYEETTKGRAPFQTLLANRITRASTK encoded by the coding sequence ATGGCAACCGCACCGTATGGGGTCCGTCTGCTGGTTGGCGCGGCGGTGACCGCCATCGAGGAAACCCGCAAGCTGCCACAGACCATCCTGATGTACCCGATGACCATCGTCAGTCAGCTGGCGCACCTGGTGATGAAGTTTCAGCAGGACGTCGCCGACCTGGTCAACAGGGGTGACGAGACCCTCGAGTCGATCTTCCCGCCCAAGGACGAGCAGCCCGAGTGGGCCACCTTCGACGAGGATCTCGACGGTTCCGGTACCCGAACCGAGACTCCCACCCAGGGCGAACGTATGACCGAGGGTCGCTTTGCGCTGTTCAGCAACGGAGAGCCGCAGTCGGCACTCGAGGATGACGGCGCGGATACGGGCCTGGCGATCGGTGAGGCGCCCGAGATCGTCGAGGAACTCGACTACGAGTCGCTCACGCTGGCACAGTTGCGGGCACGGTTGAACACGCTGCGGGTGGCCGACCTCGAGGCGCTGCTGGCCTATGAGGAGACCACCAAGGGCCGCGCCCCGTTCCAGACCCTGCTCGCCAACAGGATCACCCGCGCGTCCACCAAGTGA